DNA sequence from the Alteribacter lacisalsi genome:
TGCAGACGACAAGGCGGATGCAGAACGGATCGGCATCAAGCCGGGACAGCAGATTGTTCCTGTCTGCCCGATGGAGAGAATGGCAAACGAGAAAAAGCTCCTTTCCAAAGCGTGGGACAACCGCTATGGCTGTGGCCTGGCAATCGATCTTTTAAAGGAACTAAAAGGTGAATCGACGCCAAATCGCCTTTATTCCGGCGCCACCGTTCAGGAGGAAGTAGGTCTTAGGGGAGCTCAGGTTGCAGCAAACATGATCGAACCGGATATCTTCTATGCAATGGATGCGAGCCCGGCAAATGATGCTTCCGGAGAGAAGGATGCTTTCGGTCAGCTCGGAAAAGGTGCACTGCTCCGCATTTTCGACCGTACCATGGTCACCCATCGGGGAATGAGGGAGTTTATTCTGGATACTGCTGAAAGCAGCAGCATCCCTTATCAGTTCTTTATTTCACAGGGCGGGACGGACGCAGGACGAGTGCATATTTCCGGAAGCGGTGTGCCATCTGCCGTAATCGGAATCTGCTCTCGATACATTCACACGTCTGCTTCGATTATTCACGTAGATGATTACGAAGCGGCAAAAGAACTTATTACCACTCTTGCCCGGAAAACCGACCGTACGACTGTGGAAGCGATCCGATCAAACGCATAACCATCGAGGCTGTCCGGTATATTTCCGGACAGCCTTCACTGTAGAAAGGAGCGTTTAATGGACATATACATTGCTTCTGAGAATCCGGCAAAGGTTGCTGCAGTGAAACAGCTGTTTAGACCGGAGGATCACTATAATGTAATTGCAAAACCGGTTTCTTCCGGTGTGAGTGCCCAGCCAGGTTCGGAGGAGGAAACGCTGAAGGGTGCAGTTAACCGGGCACACACTCTTGTTCACCAGTTCGGTGCCCCTGTTGGAATTGGCCTTGAAGGCGGGATCACCGAGCTTGGCGGCGTGATGTACTTGTGTAACTGGGGTGCTCTGGCTGTTGAAAGCGGCGCCTTTTTCACTGCCGGAGGAGCAAGAATTCCCCTGCCTGATGAGGTGAGCGTTCTTATAAAAAAGGGTGAGGAACTGGGGGATGTGATTGACCAATATGCCAGCCGAAGCGGCGTCCGCTACAGGGAGGGGACAGTCGGTGTTCTGACAGGCGGCGCTGTAACCAGGGATGACATGTTTGCCCATGTAGTTAAGCTTCTGTTCGGTCAGTGGAAGAGAAATCTGTAACTGAATTTATATTATCGGGATCGAGCTTAGGAAAAAGCCCAGTAAAATGACTCTCACCGTTTTTGATGAGAGCCATTCTATTTGCTGGGTGTTGTTTTACTGGATGAGAGGTATACTCTTTTAAATTATTCTTCTTCAAAAATATAACTGATAGCCTGAAGCGCCTGATCAACGTTTTCAACGGTAACGTTGGCTTTGTTGGACAGTTCTTTCAGAGGGTGATGCAGATCCTTCGGACGGACAATGATGAGCGGTTTATTCATGGCGATGGCTGCCGACGCATCCATAGCACTGTTCCACTGCTTGTATTTTTCTCCGAAAAGGGCAATGACAATGTCTGATTTTCCTAGAAGAACCTGCGTTCGAAGGTTGTTAAAATCAGATGCAGCATCATCTTTGGCAATGTTGCCGGGCTGTTCGCCAAGAATCTCCTCACCAATATCATCCGAACGGGA
Encoded proteins:
- a CDS encoding DUF84 family protein — encoded protein: MDIYIASENPAKVAAVKQLFRPEDHYNVIAKPVSSGVSAQPGSEEETLKGAVNRAHTLVHQFGAPVGIGLEGGITELGGVMYLCNWGALAVESGAFFTAGGARIPLPDEVSVLIKKGEELGDVIDQYASRSGVRYREGTVGVLTGGAVTRDDMFAHVVKLLFGQWKRNL
- a CDS encoding M42 family metallopeptidase produces the protein MNQETYKMFETLTQLPGAPGNEHQVRKFMKAELGKYSDEVIQDGLGGVFGVKNGDENGPKVMVAGHMDEVGFMVTQITDKGLIRFQTLGGWWSQVLLAQRLHIITENGPVTGVIGSIPPHLLDEAKRSKPMDIKNMYIDIGADDKADAERIGIKPGQQIVPVCPMERMANEKKLLSKAWDNRYGCGLAIDLLKELKGESTPNRLYSGATVQEEVGLRGAQVAANMIEPDIFYAMDASPANDASGEKDAFGQLGKGALLRIFDRTMVTHRGMREFILDTAESSSIPYQFFISQGGTDAGRVHISGSGVPSAVIGICSRYIHTSASIIHVDDYEAAKELITTLARKTDRTTVEAIRSNA
- a CDS encoding YtoQ family protein translates to MELTVYLAGQIHDNWRDEVKKKSRERSLPLSFVGPMENHSRSDDIGEEILGEQPGNIAKDDAASDFNNLRTQVLLGKSDIVIALFGEKYKQWNSAMDASAAIAMNKPLIIVRPKDLHHPLKELSNKANVTVENVDQALQAISYIFEEE